The Platichthys flesus chromosome 8, fPlaFle2.1, whole genome shotgun sequence genome has a window encoding:
- the ankhd1 gene encoding ankyrin repeat and KH domain-containing protein 1 isoform X3, producing MQDAVTGTAMLTDGFEDEIDSVTPRSPVAGMGVGATPGGVGLGGIGIGVGGKKVRLYGEPGGPAAEKLDFKLAAAAVLSSGPGSGSDEDEVSEVESFILDQEDLDNPIMKTASELLLSSATDGVDLRTVDPETQARLEALLEAAAFADPEVLRRLTSSVSCALDEAAAALTRMRAENTLNAGQADNLVIFSRSLAEACSDGDVNAVRKLLDEGRSVNEHTEEGESLLCLACSAGYYELAQVLLAMHANVEDRGIKGDITPLMAAASGGYVDIVKLLLVHGADVNAQSSTGNTALTYACAGGFVDVVKVLLKEGANIEDHNENGHTPLMEAASAGHVEVARVLLEYGAGINTHSNEFKESALTLACYKGHLDMVRFLLEAGADQEHKTDEMHTALMEACMDGHVEVARLLLDSGAQVNMPADSFESPLTLAACGGHVELAALLIERGANLEEVNDEGYTPLMEAAREGHEEMVALLLAQGANINAQTEETQETALTLACCGGFLEVADFLIKAGADIELGCSTPLMEAAQEGHLELVKYLLAAGANVHATTATGDTALTYACENGHTDVADVLLQAGANLEHESEGGRTPLMKAARAGHLCTVQFLISKGANVNRSTANNDHTVVSLACAGGHLAVVELLLAHGADPTHRLKDGSTMLIEAAKGGHTNVVSYLLDYPNNILSVPAPDLSQLTPPSQDASQVPRVPIQALAMVVPPQEPDRAPSNIVTPPPISSKSMSKQRQASLQPGVPTSVGRGPEAEPLPPFHLCQPLECIVEETEGKLNELGQRISAIEKAQLQSLELIQGEPLTKDKIEELKKSREEQVQKKKKILKELQKVERQLQLKTQQQFTKEYMEAKGLKEEQEVGLSQGPGPGSTTSAPGSLPTTPGAQVHTSSDTDEEANKDGELEEQLGEDGEEEEDDDEEDDCSEDEAEGEEEDYPKLPQVGTILYRDGSQPPQQPPLPPSPQAQPQPPPPPLQAAFVPIQPLPDYNPADYPGSTSPELQRVLVGQQMLGQQQQVQSQLLAGLGQGVAITPDGLMVATPAQTLTDTLDDIMAAVSNRVPMLNTTSPTPLSQPNTQSPSNIASPPSVLPLYPSVDIDAHTESNHDTALTLACAGGHEELVSVLIARGANIEHRDKKGFTPLILAATAGHVGVVEVLLDKGGDIEAQSERTKDTPLSLACSGGRQEVVELLLLRGANKEHRNVSDYTPLSLAASGGYVNIIKILLNAGAEINSRTGSKLGISPLMLAAMNGHVPAVKLLLDMGSDINAQIETNRNTALTLACFQGRAEVVSLLLDRKANVEHRAKTGLTPLMEAASGGYAEVGRVLLDKGADVNAPPVPSSRDTALTIAADKGHYKFCELLINRGAHIDVRNKKGNTPLWLAANGGHFDVVQLLVHASADVDAADNRKITPLMAAFRKGHVKVVQYLVKEVNQFPSDIECMRYIATIADKELLKKCHQCMETIVKAKDQQAAEANKNASILLKELDLEKSREESKKQALAAKREKRKEKRKKKKEEQKRKQEEEEGQKVKEEFFEMQEQKEDSADESDVPIEPPSATTTTTIGISATSTTFTTAFGKKRASVATTPSTNRKNKKNKTKDSSPNEPIILQDPQVALAQHKADKNKIHGEPRGGGVTGGNSDSDPLDSTDCASESSSSGGKSQELNYLPDLTSSASSSSSSSSSSSSSSAPSSAAAQTLMPGPEKRHCPQPQTDGKLDNKVTVSISKPMQKAPDMGDCISNSLPSPFKTMALPITSPNSKLSLTSPKRGQKREEGWKEVVRRSKKLSVPASVVSRIMGRGGCNITAIQDVTGAHIDVDKQKDKNGERMITIRGGTESTRYAVQLINALIQDPAKELEDLIPRNHIRAPGSKTTSASFSSSTGIPSGSTTGPKALSSLVASTGVSFQPSSSSSSSSSQAGGKIGKGLSSNVRQPFPVSLPLAYAHPQLALLAAQTMHQIRHPRLPMAQFGGTFSPAASTWGPFPVRPVSPGSANSSPKHNGGTNSTVGHARPNSTHSDHSNTASSGAQVTSNNNTTSAPNASTASASPHTPNPTPYNPQPSIPTPSSVRKQLFAPDPKPAGITSVSAAATATSGTNAVRGPGSPAHHSSTATTANASQQSVGPISTPSAQSAKTEPSAVAHPGKDKPSGENQPVSVSESINSYAAPAMALAPKPEHRQQLPPPPSSVPSTEAPPPLLNPQPSSHLQSAPPPVLSHNVAHHNNTVPHFSAPAPRVSHRMQQPGPYYSLSEQQQQQQQQQQQQQSQQHQQQSVFVPFNSQQESLKQTQNQTSQPSSLPPQAQSQAQAQVSANLGMINGSQMQHVANAGKPQQLPPNFGPGGLFNFSSIFDNNSQVGNNQVWGACHLPARSPPEQSYSAPPAYMSMGQMENMMPPPPQDSSKAPGYRSGSQRMLNSPIALSGYATGSPVYLHGHTAVGTPSFSRQHFSPHPWSASTSGESPVPPPSTVSSSAMSTSAVAPPPQPKQGNSSQQDRKVPPPIGTERLARIRQTGSVNPPLLTTSYTASVGQGGIWSFGVGSASEAMSGWSQPLMSSHMMHPQLQAEQSAFSQHQPMEQDDTGIANPANNYHQPQHLPNSYMDFPKGMPMSMYGGTMLPPHPPMAEGPGGPMYNGLHAGDPAWSPIIKVVPNNADNADPQQQVWPGTWAPHVGSVHLNHVN from the exons ATGCAGGATGCAGTAACCGGGACGGCAATGCTGACGGACGGCTTCGAGGACGAGATTGACTCGGTGACTCCTCGCTCCCCAGTGGCAGGGATGGGGGTAGGAGCGACACCAGGAGGAGTCGGACTAGGGGGCATTGGGATTGGTGTGGGTGGAAAGAAAGTACGTTTATACGGCGAACCAGGCGGACCTGCAGCAGAAAAACTGGATTTCAAACTGGCGGCCGCGGCCGTCCTCTCCTCGGGTCCAGGATCCGGCAGCGACGAAGACGAGGTTTCAGAG gTGGAGTCATTCATTTTGGACCAGGAGGACCTTGATAACCCCATCATGAAGACAGCGTCAGAGCTGCTTTTGTCAAGCGCCACAGACGGGGTCGATTTAAGGACTGTAGATCCAGAGACACAGGCACGACTTGAAGCTCTTCTGGAAGCTGCAG CTTTTGCAGACCCCGAGGTGCTGCGGCGACTGACGTCATCTGTGAGCTGTGCCCtggatgaagctgcagcagccctGACACGTATGAGAGCAGAAAACACGCTCAACGCCGGCCAAGCCGACAA TCTGGTTATTTTCAGCCGTAGTTTAGCAGAGGCGTGCTCAGATGGAGACGTCAACGCTGTGCGCAAATTGTTGGATGAGGGACGGAGCGTCAacgaacacacagaggaaggggAGAGCCTGCTGTGCCTCGCCTGCTCGGCTGGCTACTACGAACTTGCACAG GTGTTGTTGGCCATGCATGCCAACGTGGAGGACAGAGGCATCAAGGGAGACATAACGCCACTCATGGCCGCTGCCAGCGGAGGTTATGTGGACATCGTAAAACTACTTCTGGTCCACGGAGCAGATGTTAATGCACAGTCCTCAACAG GCAACACAGCTCTAACGTACGCATGCGCCGGTGGCTTCGTGGATGTGGTGAAGGTGCTGCTCAAAGAGGGTGCAAACATTGAGGACCACAATGAGAACGGACACACGCCTCTTATGGAGGCGGCCAGTGCTGGCCATGTAGAGGTGGCCAGGGTACTTTTGGAGTATGGCGCCGGCATCAACACACACTCCAATGAATTCAAGGAGAGCGCGTTAACACTCGCCTGCTACAAAG GTCACCTGGATATGGTGCGTTTCCTGTTGGAGGCTGGAGCAGACCAGGAACATAAGACAGATGAGATGCACACAGCGCTAATGGAAGCATGCATG GACGGCCATGTGGAGGTAGCACGGCTGCTGTTGGACAGCGGCGCTCAGGTCAACATGCCAGCGGATTCCTTTGAGTCGCCGCTGACCCTCGCAGCGTGCGGAGGACACGTGGAGCTGGCAGCCTTGCTCATAGAGAGAGGAGCCAACTTGGAGGAG GTTAATGATGAGGGCTACACCCCCCTGATGGAGGCAGCTAGAGAAGGCCACGAAGAGATGGTAGCACTGCTACTGGCTCAAG GTGCTAACATCAACGCCCAGACCGAAGAAACCCAGGAGACAGCTCTGACTCTAGCATGCTGTGGAGGCTTCTTGGAAGTGGCTGACTTCCTCATCAAGGCCGGGGCCGACATCGAGTTGGGCTGCTCTACTCCTCTAATGGAGGCTGCACAGGAGGGCCATCTGGAGTTGGTCAAATACCTACTGGCTGCAG GGGCAAACGTTCATGCCACCACAGCCACAGGTGACACAGCACTGACGTATGCATGTGAGAACGGTCACACTGATGTTGcagatgtgctgctgcaggctgGAGCCAACTTG GAACACGAGTCTGAAGGGGGCCGGACGCCCTTAATGAAGGCAGCAAGGGCAGGACATCTCTGTACTGTGCAGTTCCTTATCAGCAAAG GTGCTAACGTGAACAGATCTACTGCCAACAATGATCACACAGTGGTGTCTTTGGCGTGTGCTGGAGGACATCTGGCTGTGGTGGAGTTGCTGCTTGCACATGGAGCGGATCCTACACACAGACTCAAA GATGGTTCGACGATGTTGATAGAAGCTGCTAAGGGTGGCCACACCAACGTGGTGTCCTACTTGTTGGACTACCCCAACAACATTCTATCTGTCCCAGCCCCCGACCTCTCCCAGCTCACTCCCCCCTCGCAAGATGCCTCTCAG GTTCCTCGTGTCCCGATCCAAGCTCTCGCCATGGTAGTGCCCCCTCAGGAGCCAGACCGAGCCCCATCAAACATCGTCACACCCCCACCCATCTCCAGCAAAA GCATGTCCAAACAGAGACAAGCATCCCTTCAGCCCGGTGTCCCCACCTCAGTTGGACGGGGGCCTGAAGCGGAACCTCTGCCGCCCTTCCACTTGTGCCAACCTCTAGAGTGCAttgtggaggagacagaggggaagCTTAACGAACTGGGCCAGAGAATCAGCGCTATCGAGAAAGCCCAGCTTCAGTCACTAGAGCTCATTCAGGGGGAGCCGCTCACCAAAGACAAGattgaggagctgaagaagagcagagaggagcag gtgcagaagaagaagaaaatcttgAAGGAGTTGCAGAAAGTTGAGcgacagctgcagctgaaaacacagcaacagTTCACCAAAGAGTACATGGAGGCGAAGGGCTtaaaagaggagcaggaggttgGACTGAGCCAGGGCCCGGGGCCTGGAAGTACGACGTCTGCTCCAGGGTCTCTTCCCACTACACCAGGTGCCCAGGTACACACCAGCTCCGACACAGATGAAGAGGCTAACAAGGATGGAGAACTAGAGGAGCAGCTGGGGGAGGATGGGGAAGAG GAAGAGGacgatgatgaggaagatgattgTTCAGAGGATGAGgcagagggtgaagaggaagatTACCCCAAGCTCCCTCAGGTGGGTACTATCCTCTACCGGGATGGATCACAGCCAccacagcagcctcctctgccCCCTTCGCCACAGGCTCAGCcccaacctcctcctccacctcttcaggCTGCCTTCGTCCCCATCCAGCCCCTGCCAGACTACAACCCTGCAGACTACCCGGGAAGTACCAGCCCGGAGTTGCAGAGGGTACTGGTGGGGCAGCAGATGCTGGGCCAACAGCAACAGGTTCAGAGTCAGCTGTTGGCTGGGTTAGGCCAAGGAGTGGCCATAACCCCAGATGGGCTCATGGTCGCTACACCTGCACAGACGCTCACAGACACGCTGGATGACATCATGGCAG CTGTGAGCAACCGCGTACCCATGCTGAACACTACGTCACCCACACCCCTGTCCCAGCCAAACACACAGTCGCCCTCAAACATCGCCTCGCCTCCTTCAGTCCTGCCCCTCTATCCCTCTGTTGACATCGATGCACAT ACGGAGAGCAACCACGATACAGCTCTGACGCTGGCATGTGCGGGGGGACATGAGGAGCTTGTGTCTGTCCTAATTGCACGGGGAGCCAACATCGAGCACCGGGACAAAAAAG GTTTTACCCCTCTGATCCTGGCTGCCACTGCTGGCCACGTAGGTGTGGTAGAGGTGCTCCTGGACAAAGGGGGTGACATTGAGGCTCAGTCGGAGAGAACCAAAGACACACCCCTCTCCCTGGCCTGCTCGGGAGGACGCCAAGAG GTTGTCGAGTTGCTGCTGCTTCGGGGAGCCAACAAGGAACACCGCAATGTTTCAGACTACACGCCTCTTAGCCTGGCTGCCTCTGGGGGTTACGTTAACATCATCAAAATACTCCTCAACGCTGGAGCTGAGATTAACTCCAG GACTGGCAGTAAGCTGGGAATCTCTCCTCTGATGCTGGCGGCTATGAATGGTCATGTACCGgcagtgaagctgctgttaGATATGGGCTCGGACATCAACGCCCAGATTGAGaccaacagaaacacagcacTGACCCTGGCCTGCTTCCAGGGACGGGCTGAAGTTGTCAGTCTGCTGCTAGATCGCAAGGCCAACGTGGAGCATCGTGCTAAG ACTGGTCTTACTCCTCTGATGGAGGCGGCCTCAGGAGGTTATGCAGAGGTGGGCCGAGTGCTGCTGGACAAAGGTGCAGATGTAAACGCTCCCCCAGTTCCCTCATCCCGAGACACTGCCCTCACCATTGCCGCCGACAAGGGCCACTACAAGTTTTGTGAGCTGCTAATCAACAG GGGTGCCCATATCGATGTACGAAACAAGAAAGGGAACACTCCTCTGTGGCTGGCAGCAAACGGTGGCCATTTTGACGTGGTCCAGCTCCTGGTGCATGCCAGTGCTGATGTGGATGCAGCTGACAACCGCAAGATTACCCCGCTCATGGCTGCTTTTCGCAAG GGTCATGTGAAGGTGGTGCAGTATCTTGTGAAAGAAGTCAACCAGTTCCCATCAGATATTGAGTGCATGAGATACATCGCCACAATTGCTGACAAG gagctgctgaagaaGTGCCACCAGTGCATGGAGACCATCGTCAAAGCCAAAGACCAGCAGGCGGCCGAGGCCAATAAGAACGCTAGCATTCTCCTCAAGGAGCTAGACTTGGAGAAG tcccgagaggagagcaagaagcaGGCTCTGGCTGCCAAGCGCGAGAAGCGTAAGGAGAAacgcaagaagaagaaggaggagcagaagaggaagcaggaagaagaagaggggcaGAAAGTCAAGGAGGAGTTCTTCGAGATgcaggagcagaaggaggacTCAGCCGATG AATCTGATGTTCCTATTGAGCCTCCCAGTgcaaccaccaccacaaccattGGTATATCTGCCACCTCTACCACTTTCACTACAGCTTTTGGAAAGAAGCGAGCTAGTGTGGCCACTACCCCAAGCACCAAtcgtaaaaacaaaaagaacaagacAAAGGACTCCTCGCCCAACGAACCAATCATATTACAGGATCCACAG GTTGCTCTAGCACAGCACAAGGCTGACAAGAACAAGATCCACGGTGAGCCGCGGGGTGGAGGAGTGACGGGTGGCAACAGCGACTCAGACCCCTTGGATAGCACAGACTGTGCCagcgagagcagcagcagcgggggcAAGAGTCAGGAGCTCAACTACCTCCCAGACCTCACCTCTTccgcctcatcctcctcctcctcttcctcctcatcctcctcatcctcagccccctcctcagcagcagcccaGACTCTCATGCCCGGTCCCGAGAAGAGACACTGTCCTCAGCCACAGACTGATGGCAAGCTGGACAACAAGGTCACAGTCTCAATCTCCAAACCAATGCAAAA AGCTCCAGACATGGGTGACTGCATTTCCAACTCCCTGCCCTCTCCATTCAAGACCATGGCTCTTCCCATCACCTCACCCAACAGTAAGCTCAGCCTCACGAGCCCCAAGAGAGGccagaagagagaagagggttGGAAGGAGGTGGTCAGAAG ATCAAAGAAGCTGTCTGTGCCAGCCTCCGTTGTGTCTCGAATCATGGGCAGAGGCGGCTGCAACATCACAGCCATCCAGGACGTGACAGGAGCTCACATTGATgtggacaaacagaaagacaagaaCGGGGAGAGGATGATCACCATAAG AGGAGGGACGGAGTCGACAAGGTATGCAGTCCAGCTAATCAATGCTCTGATCCAAGACCCAGCCAAAGAGCTAGAGGATCTTATCCCGAGGAATCACATCAGAGCCCCGGGCTCCAAAACGACATCTGCTTCCTTCTCGAGTTCCACAGGGATCCCCAGCGGTTCAACCACTGGACCCAAGGCACTGAGCTCGCTAGTCGCCTCCACAGGTGTCTCGTTCCagccctcctcatcctcatcttcatcatcctctcagGCAGGTGGAAAGATTGGTAAGGGCCTGTCGTCAAACGTCAGACAGCCGTTCCCTGTGTCTTTGCCCTTGGCGTACGCCCACCCTCAGCTCGCTCTACTTGCTGCTCAGACCATGCACCAGATCAGACACCCTCGCCTACCCATGGCCCAGTTTGGAGGCACCTTCTCTCCCGCAGCCAGCACCTGGGGACCTTTCCCTGTGCGCCCTGTGAGTCCAGGCAGTGCTAACAGCTCCCCCAAACACAACGGAGGAACCAACAGCACTGTAGGCCACGCCAGACCCAACTCAACTCACAGTGATCACAGCAACACAGCCAGCTCAGGAGCCCAAGTAACGtcaaacaacaacaccaccagTGCTCCTAACGCATCGACGGCTTCCGCCTCGCCTCATACCCCCAACCCTACCCCGTATAATCCCCAGCCGAGCATCCCCACTCCTTCCTCTgtcaggaaacagctctttgccCCTGACCCTAAGCCTGCTGGTATCACCTCGgtgtctgctgctgcaactGCAACCAGTGGCACAAATGCAGTAAGAGGCCCAGGATCTCCTGCACATCACAGTTCCACTGCAACTACCGCTAATGCCTCTCAGCAGTCAGTCGGTCCTATCTCAACGCCCTCTGCCCAGTCAGCTAAAACAGAGCCCAGTGCCGTGGCACATCCTGGAAAAGACAAGCCCTCTGGAGAGAACCAGCCTGTTTCTGTCAGCGAGAGTATCAACTCTTACGCTGCCCCTGCCATGGCTCTAGCTCCCAAGCCAGAGCACCGACAGCAGttgcctccccctccctcctctgtgccGTCCACAGAGGCTCCACCGCCCCTCCTCAACCCACAGCCCAGCTCCCATCTCCAAtcagctcctccccctgtcctgTCACACAATGTTGCacaccacaacaacacagtCCCCCATTTCTCAGCCCCTGCGCCCAGAGTCTCCCATCGTATGCAGCAACCAGGGCCTTACTACTCCCTttctgaacaacaacaacagcagcagcaacagcagcagcagcaacagtcgcaacagcatcagcagcaatCTGTGTTTGTGCCCTTCAACTCTCAGCAAGAATCTCTGAAACAGACCCAAAACCAGACATCCCAGCCCTCGAGTTTGCCTCCACAAGCCCAGTCCCAAGCCCAAGCACAGGTCTCTGCTAACCTGGGGATGATTAACGGTTCCCAGATGCAGCATGTTGCCAATGCAGGCAAACCTCAGCAATTACCTCCCAACTTTGGTCCTGGAGGCCTCTTCAACTTCAGCAGCATCTTTGATAACAACAGCCAG GTTGGAAACAATCAGGTGTGGGGTGCATGCCACCTGCCTGCACGCTCACCTCCAGAGCAGTCGTACTCGGCCCCACCCGCCTATATGAGCATGGGCCAAATGGAGAACATGATGCCCCCACCTCCGCAAGACAGCTCCAAAGCCCCTGGCTACCGCTCTGGCTCCCAGAGGATGCTCAACAGCCCCATTG CCTTGTCCGGCTATGCCACAGGCAGCCCTGTGTATCTGCACGGTCATACAGCGGTCGGCACCCCCTCCTTCAGCAGACAGCACTTTTCTCCTCACCCATGGAGTGCATCCACATCAG GCGAATCTCCTGTCCCACCTCCTTCCACAGTGTCATCTTCTGCCATGTCCACCTCCGCAGTGGCCCCTCCCCCTCAGCCTAAGCAAGGCAACTCCTCGCAGCAGGACCGGAAGGTTCCGCCACCCATCGGCACAGAGCGGCTTGCCAGGATTAGGCAGACGGGTTCGGTCAACCCACCTCTCCTTACCACAAGCT